One Microcaecilia unicolor chromosome 4, aMicUni1.1, whole genome shotgun sequence genomic region harbors:
- the LOC115468184 gene encoding E3 ubiquitin-protein ligase TRIM17-like, with the protein MAAANPAQSLRDEASCSICLDYFTDPVMTDCGHNFCRSCITQHWEERDTNFPCPQCRAMSQQRNLRPNRQLANVTEMVKKLSQIPVRPKEANLSEEAVQECKKKLKMYLEHLRKGLENHLKFKSTEEKKAEELKVGVCVSF; encoded by the exons ATGGCTGCTGCAAACCCTGCTCAGAGTCTGCGAGATGAAGCTTCTTGTTCTATCTGTCTGGATTATTTCACAGATCCGGTGATGACAGACTGTGGACACAACTTCTGCCGCTCCTGTATCACTCAGCActgggaggagagagacacaAACTTCCCCTGTCCCCAGTGCAGGGCAATGTCTCAGCAGAGGAACCTCAGACCTAACAGGCAGCTGGCAAATGTGACAGAAATGGTGAAAAAGCTCAGTCAGATTCCAGTGAGACCCAAAGAGGCGAATCTGAGTGAGGAGGCTGTGCAGGAATGCAAG AAAAAGCTTAAAATGTACCTGGAGCATCTGAGAAAGGGTCTGGAAAACCATCTGAAGTTTAAATCTACTGAAGAGAAGAAAGCTGAAGAGCTGAAGGTGGGTGTCTGTGTCTCCTTCTGA